In a single window of the Zonotrichia leucophrys gambelii isolate GWCS_2022_RI chromosome 2, RI_Zleu_2.0, whole genome shotgun sequence genome:
- the LOC135442896 gene encoding basic salivary proline-rich protein 3-like — MPQHFTAVNPATRGSIRTLTEVEQSDIGRPGKLATRSRASRPPQFRGSRRSGRPATRELTAVRCGRRERSAPGCERARRPGQRRDRPSSRATASHGGDTAALSPPPRPAAGCRSPARPARPRGVTAALGPASRRPPRHSAEPAAALPPLGNGQAPPGGAVLSGGAPAHLPPPSRPGGRGRGEATHTHTHTHTHTYIHTHTRRDTPSAAPPAPAQLPYLLSSARIPRAPPADCAPAPRRSSGAARPAQRSAKLRSPFSARCPAPRGAKPVQHLPKVYRLSPPVATAQGCRSPSPLSWRGCGSGHGGLSAARPLPPARPELPRGKTPGKGGGRGAAPTQVRGHCAARARGSGSRERLRPPATAPSGPRQRRAPARPALCPARQPPQQ, encoded by the exons ATGCCTCAGCACTTCACCGCTGTGAACCCGGCTACCAGGGGCAGCATCAGGACATTGACTGAGGTTGAGCAAAGTGATATAGGTCGACCAGGCAAATTGGCA ACACGCAGCCGCGCATCGCGGCCCCCCCAGTTCCGCGGCTCCCGGCGCTCCGGCCGCCCAGCGACTCGCGAACTTACTGCAGTGCGATGCGGGCGGAGGGAGCGCTCGGCCCCGGGATGCGAGAGAGCCCGGCGCCCTGGGCAGCGGCGGGACCGGCCATCCAGCCGGGCCACCGCCAGCCACGGCGGCGACACCGCCGCCCTcagccccccgccccgccccgccgccggctGCCGCAGCCCAgcgcgcccggcccggccccgcggggtCACCGCCGCCCTCGGCCCCGCTTCTCGCCGCCCTCCGCGGCACAGCGCGGAGCCGGCAGCCGCCCTCCCTCCTCTCGGGAACGGGCAGGCGCCTCCGGGCGGCGCGGTTTTAAGCGGCGGTGCGCCAGCACATCTCCCACCCCCTTCCCGGCCGGGcggcagggggaggggagaagcgacacacacacacactcacacacatacacacacatacatacatacacacacacgcAGAGACACCCCCTCCGCAGCCCCTCCCGCCCCCGCGCAGCTGCCGTACCTGTTGTCCAGCGCCCGCATCCCCCGGGCGCCGCCCGCCGACTGCGCGCCCGCTCCGCGCCGGAGCAGCGGTGCGGCAAGACCCGCGCAGCGCTCCGCAAAGCTCCGCTCCCCTTTCTCAGCCCGCTGCCCCGCGCCGAGAGGCGCTAAGCCCGTGCAACACTTACCCAAAGTTTACAGGCTCTCCCCGCCGGTGGCGACCGCCCAGGGCTGCCGGTCGCCCTCCCCGCTGAGCTGGCGGGGCTGTGGCAGCGGGCACGGAGGGCTGAGCGCGGCCCGCCCGCTCCCACCTGCCCGGCCGGAGCTGCCGCGGGGAAAGACGCCGGGAAAAGGCGGCGGCCGCGGAGCGGCTCCCACGCAGGTGCGCGGGCACTGCGCCGCCAGAGCCCGCGGCTCAGGGAGCCGGGAGAGACTGCGCCCTCCTGCCACAGCACCGTCCGGTCCTCGGCAGCGCCGTGCCCCGGCAAGGCCGGCCCTGTGCCCGGCCCGGCAGCCGCCTCAGCAGTAG